Proteins encoded within one genomic window of Manis pentadactyla isolate mManPen7 chromosome 4, mManPen7.hap1, whole genome shotgun sequence:
- the CD58 gene encoding lymphocyte function-associated antigen 3 — translation MAAGRAPGWAVGFLSAGFLLLRFDFISCESQRIFGAMNGNITFNTTSFMPFKEILWKKGKDKIIEWEENSEAKPFPPFIGRVHLNSTSGHLTIFNLKPQDEDEYEIESPSVQDNTKFVLNVIEPLPSPTLNCTKTNESIRVQCIIPGFYRSHVNLTEYSWDCSPAQCINCSSDPSEVCVNKEEYLSEKIQCNVSNPLFKRTASIALATCVPGDNSRHRYGLVAIPITIIIFVFLFIIGWQKYVKK, via the exons ATGGCCGCGGGGAGAGCCCCAGGGTGGGCCGTCGGGTTCCTCAGCGCGGGCTTCCTGTTGCTCCGGTTCG ATTTTATCAGCTGTGAGTCCCAACGGATATTTGGAGCTATGAATGGGAACATAACTTTCAATACAACTAGCTTTATGCCTTTTAAAGAGATCctgtggaaaaaaggaaaagataaaatcaTAGAATGGGAAGAAAACTCTGAGGCCAAACCTTTCCCACCTTTTATAGGTAGGGTTCATTTAAACAGTACCTCAGGTCATCTCACCATCTtcaatttaaaaccacaagatGAAGATGAGTACGAAATTGAGTCTCCCAGTGTTCAAGATAACACCAAGTTTGTTCTTAATGTGATTG agcctCTTCCATCTCCAACACTAAATTGTACAAAAACTAATGAAAGCATTAGAGTCCAGTGCATTATCCCAGGATTTTACAGAAGCCATGTAAACCTTACAGAGTACTCGTGGGATTGCTCTCCAGCACAGTGTATTAACTGTAGCTCAGATCCATCTGAAGTGTGTGTTAATAAGGAAGAGTATCTCTCAGAGAAAATACAGTGTAATGTCAGCAATCCATTATTCAAAAGAACAGCATCAATCGCTTTGGCAACCTGTGTCCCAGGTG aTAATTCAAGGCACCGGTATGGGCTTGTAGCAAtaccaataacaataataatatttgttttcctatttataatag